The following proteins come from a genomic window of Limosilactobacillus reuteri:
- a CDS encoding ISLre2-like element ISLre2 family transposase, with translation MVKSGSLFEAEQIILKGVLELGQVIMQNFLESLDRSLKSQAPANYQVINKQPRTLNFIFGPVTFQRRYYQAGTKKREFYLDQQLKIKPRRRLSPHYLMMMAKIAQTTTMRNTADILNLVFDSGITADSVMHAVHELGNQVAKQTQAKEHQATPRHMPKNLTIEGDAFMIKGKKEAGQLTLVHHYRVYERVANQIINRHDFLSVGHQGRLEARLSDYLDRHYKLAGQTIFLASDAGPGYEPAKLLSLVPQGAHGEYFLDRYHCLQKIEHTLGRHNELAMRAIKAVRHHDQAELTIILDTYESQNLTEKQADDLMRLRKYLQRNWRYILSPQMRGFKDIHLIGSVESSHRAFTYRMKKQGKSWTKQGAKAMIGLIEARMNGELQASLNTILEQLTVLPRVAQTSLLQEMHIRTGEFLRKTPTKPSIGAVQGIIPINTVTSRPMGQLFKALTH, from the coding sequence TTGGTGAAATCAGGCAGTTTATTTGAAGCTGAACAGATTATTTTAAAAGGTGTATTGGAGTTAGGACAAGTAATCATGCAAAACTTTTTGGAAAGCTTAGATCGAAGCTTAAAGTCCCAAGCTCCAGCGAACTATCAAGTAATCAATAAACAGCCACGGACGCTTAATTTTATCTTTGGCCCGGTGACTTTTCAACGACGGTATTATCAGGCTGGGACAAAGAAACGTGAATTTTACTTAGACCAACAATTAAAAATTAAACCACGTCGTCGTTTATCGCCACACTACTTAATGATGATGGCTAAGATTGCCCAAACAACTACAATGCGCAATACTGCCGACATTTTGAACCTTGTATTTGACAGCGGAATTACTGCCGATTCGGTAATGCACGCCGTGCATGAGTTAGGAAATCAGGTAGCTAAACAAACTCAAGCAAAAGAACACCAAGCTACTCCTCGCCATATGCCTAAAAATTTAACTATTGAGGGTGATGCCTTTATGATTAAAGGTAAAAAAGAAGCAGGTCAGCTGACTCTTGTGCACCATTATCGGGTTTATGAGCGAGTAGCTAATCAAATCATTAATCGGCATGACTTTCTCAGTGTTGGGCACCAAGGACGGCTTGAAGCACGACTAAGTGATTATTTAGACCGCCATTATAAGCTTGCCGGTCAAACGATCTTTTTGGCCAGTGACGCTGGCCCAGGTTACGAACCAGCTAAGCTATTAAGTCTAGTTCCTCAAGGTGCACATGGTGAATACTTTCTCGACCGCTATCATTGTTTACAGAAAATTGAACATACTTTAGGCCGGCACAACGAATTAGCCATGCGAGCAATTAAAGCCGTTCGTCATCATGATCAAGCAGAGCTAACAATAATTTTAGATACTTATGAATCACAAAACCTAACGGAAAAACAAGCAGACGACCTAATGCGTTTAAGAAAGTATCTACAGCGAAATTGGCGGTATATCCTCTCACCACAAATGCGTGGATTTAAGGATATTCATTTAATTGGTTCAGTCGAAAGTTCTCACCGGGCTTTTACTTACCGGATGAAGAAACAGGGCAAGTCATGGACTAAGCAGGGGGCTAAAGCCATGATTGGTTTAATTGAAGCCCGAATGAATGGTGAACTGCAAGCTAGTTTAAATACAATCCTAGAACAATTAACAGTTCTTCCTCGAGTGGCTCAAACCAGCCTATTACAGGAAATGCATATTCGAACTGGAGAGTTTCTAAGAAAGACACCGACAAAGCCGTCAATTGGAGCAGTACAAGGAATAATTCCGATTAACACGGTCACAAGTAGACCAATGGGACAACTTTTTAAGGCACTAACCCACTAA
- a CDS encoding xanthine phosphoribosyltransferase produces the protein MKELEEKIKEYGTVLPGNVLKVDAFLNHQVDPQLMLHIGQEFTKLFANEGITKIWTVESSGIAPAVMTGLEMNLPVIFARKHKSLTLNQNMYTADVYSYTKKTTNRISISKKYVNANDKILMIDDFLANGQAVEGLLEIADQAGVQVAGAGIVIEKSFQPGAGELKERGIRVESLARIQSLSDNKVEFVKD, from the coding sequence ATGAAAGAGCTAGAAGAAAAAATTAAGGAATATGGGACTGTTTTACCGGGTAATGTTTTAAAAGTGGATGCCTTTTTGAACCATCAAGTTGATCCTCAATTAATGTTGCATATCGGTCAAGAATTTACCAAACTTTTCGCCAATGAAGGTATTACTAAAATTTGGACAGTTGAATCATCAGGAATCGCTCCAGCTGTAATGACGGGGTTGGAAATGAACCTTCCAGTTATTTTTGCCCGTAAGCATAAGAGTCTTACTCTTAATCAAAACATGTATACTGCTGATGTATATTCATATACTAAGAAAACAACCAATCGAATTTCAATTTCTAAAAAATATGTAAATGCTAATGATAAAATTTTAATGATTGATGATTTTTTGGCTAATGGTCAAGCAGTAGAGGGATTATTAGAAATTGCTGATCAAGCAGGGGTTCAAGTAGCCGGTGCAGGAATAGTTATTGAAAAGAGCTTTCAACCTGGAGCTGGCGAACTAAAAGAACGTGGAATTCGTGTCGAATCATTGGCACGAATTCAATCATTGAGTGATAATAAAGTTGAATTCGTAAAAGACTAA
- the gatC gene encoding Asp-tRNA(Asn)/Glu-tRNA(Gln) amidotransferase subunit GatC, whose amino-acid sequence MASKITEQQVEHVAELAKLEFPKDELSKFTTQLGNIIDMFEDLEAVDTDGVEPMTSATDRVNVMREDKAVKSSKDEQEALLNNAPETDGGYIKVPAILDESEDGE is encoded by the coding sequence ATGGCCAGTAAAATCACTGAGCAACAAGTAGAACACGTTGCTGAACTTGCTAAGCTTGAGTTCCCTAAGGATGAACTTAGTAAGTTTACCACTCAACTAGGAAACATTATTGATATGTTTGAAGACCTCGAAGCGGTTGATACCGATGGCGTTGAACCAATGACATCAGCAACCGATCGGGTAAATGTAATGCGTGAAGATAAGGCAGTTAAGAGTTCTAAAGACGAACAAGAAGCCTTGCTTAACAATGCTCCTGAAACTGATGGTGGCTACATCAAGGTTCCAGCAATTCTTGACGAAAGTGAGGACGGCGAATAA
- the ligA gene encoding NAD-dependent DNA ligase LigA: MSEKQTPVNELTLQQAQDEIKPLRAKLTKWGKEYYEQDNPTVEDYVYDRAYQRLVQLEEQFPQLVSADSPTQRVGGATENQLTKVRHEIPMLSMGDVFSIEELMDFNQRQQENWDVEVEPEYNLELKIDGLSLSLVYENGKLVQGSTRGNGTIGEDVTANVRTIKSVPAELPEPLSIEVRGECYMPKAAFAKLNAKREAEGLPVFANPRNAAAGSLRQLDPKVTARRELDTFMYYVPEYQKLGVKTQAEALDRMRELGFNVNHNNRVVHNREEIEKYIEEYTARRDKLTYGIDGIVEKVNDLDTEVALGNTVKVPRWEIAYKFPPEEQATIVRDIVWTVGRTGNVTPTAVMDPVQLAGTTVSRASLHNPDYLREKDIRIGDTVYLHKAGDIIPEISKVALTKRPANSVEYEIPTKCPVCGAELVHLDGEVALRCINPMCPAQIKEGLAHFASRNAMNIDGLGPRIIEQLWDKELIHDVAGLYRLNHDQLLTLDKFGEKSTANLLTSIDNSRNNSVERLLFGLGIRHVGAKAARIIMEHFGDLDSLMKANADEISAISGIGPTIGESIVTYFANQQVVKLIDELREVGVNFAYLGSRSNANPDSEWNGRRVVLTGKLTEMTRGEAKSWLENHGAKVTGSVSKKTDIVIAGADAGSKLTKAQDLGIDVWNEQQFSQAMKEEQ; the protein is encoded by the coding sequence ATGAGCGAAAAACAGACGCCAGTAAACGAATTAACTCTTCAGCAAGCTCAAGATGAGATTAAGCCATTACGAGCAAAATTGACTAAGTGGGGAAAAGAATATTATGAACAAGATAATCCAACCGTAGAGGATTATGTATATGATCGTGCTTATCAGCGATTAGTACAACTAGAAGAACAATTTCCACAATTAGTCTCTGCTGACTCGCCAACCCAACGAGTAGGGGGAGCAACAGAAAACCAATTAACAAAGGTTCGTCACGAAATTCCGATGTTATCGATGGGGGATGTCTTTTCGATTGAAGAATTGATGGACTTTAACCAACGACAACAGGAAAATTGGGATGTCGAAGTTGAGCCCGAATATAATCTCGAACTAAAAATCGATGGTCTTTCTCTTTCACTTGTTTACGAGAATGGAAAGTTAGTTCAAGGTTCTACACGTGGTAATGGGACGATTGGGGAGGATGTTACTGCTAATGTCCGAACTATCAAGTCAGTTCCCGCCGAATTGCCAGAGCCATTGTCAATCGAGGTTCGGGGCGAATGTTATATGCCCAAAGCGGCTTTTGCGAAGTTAAATGCTAAACGCGAAGCAGAGGGATTACCCGTTTTTGCTAATCCCCGGAATGCGGCAGCCGGAAGTTTACGGCAACTAGATCCGAAAGTAACAGCGCGGCGTGAACTAGATACATTTATGTACTATGTTCCTGAATATCAAAAGTTGGGGGTTAAGACCCAAGCAGAAGCACTTGATCGTATGCGAGAATTGGGCTTTAATGTTAATCATAATAATCGGGTTGTCCATAACCGTGAAGAGATTGAGAAGTATATTGAAGAATATACAGCTCGACGAGACAAGCTTACTTACGGGATCGATGGAATTGTTGAAAAAGTGAATGACCTTGATACGGAAGTTGCCCTTGGGAATACAGTTAAGGTGCCACGCTGGGAAATTGCTTATAAATTCCCTCCCGAAGAGCAAGCAACGATTGTCCGTGATATTGTTTGGACTGTCGGACGGACCGGCAATGTAACACCAACAGCAGTTATGGACCCAGTTCAATTAGCGGGTACAACAGTTAGTCGAGCTTCTTTGCATAATCCTGATTACTTGCGTGAAAAAGATATTCGGATTGGTGATACTGTTTATCTGCATAAAGCGGGTGACATTATTCCTGAAATTTCAAAAGTAGCTCTAACTAAACGTCCCGCAAATTCAGTTGAATATGAGATTCCAACGAAATGTCCGGTCTGTGGCGCAGAATTAGTTCATCTTGATGGTGAAGTTGCGTTACGATGTATTAATCCAATGTGTCCAGCACAAATTAAAGAAGGCTTAGCACATTTCGCTTCTAGGAATGCCATGAATATTGATGGGCTTGGGCCTAGAATTATTGAACAGCTATGGGATAAAGAATTAATTCATGATGTGGCCGGTTTATATCGGCTTAATCATGACCAATTATTAACTTTAGATAAATTTGGTGAGAAATCGACCGCTAACCTATTGACATCGATCGATAATAGTCGTAATAATTCTGTCGAGCGCTTATTATTTGGTCTTGGAATTCGGCATGTTGGTGCGAAAGCTGCTCGAATTATCATGGAACATTTCGGTGACCTTGATAGCTTAATGAAGGCTAATGCTGATGAGATTTCTGCGATTAGTGGAATTGGTCCAACAATTGGCGAAAGTATCGTAACTTATTTTGCTAATCAACAAGTTGTTAAATTAATTGACGAATTACGAGAAGTTGGGGTAAACTTTGCTTATCTCGGCTCACGGTCAAATGCTAATCCTGATAGCGAATGGAATGGTCGGCGAGTAGTACTGACTGGTAAGCTAACTGAAATGACTCGTGGGGAAGCAAAGTCATGGCTTGAAAACCACGGGGCTAAGGTAACCGGAAGCGTCTCAAAGAAAACAGATATTGTCATTGCGGGTGCTGATGCTGGTAGTAAGCTAACAAAAGCTCAAGACCTGGGCATTGATGTATGGAATGAACAGCAATTCAGCCAAGCAATGAAGGAGGAACAGTAA
- the gatA gene encoding Asp-tRNA(Asn)/Glu-tRNA(Gln) amidotransferase subunit GatA: protein MDFYQTSLSQLHDDLVNKKISATELTKETFDHIKGNEDQVKAFISLNEDQALKRAAEIDAKGISADQLTAGVPLAVKDNILTKGLTTTAASKMLENFNPVYDATVVEKLNAADYINVGKTNLDEFAMGSSTENSAFFTTHNPWDLTRVPGGSSGGSAAAVAAGDVLGALGTDTGGSIRMPASFNGVVGMKPTYGRVSRWGIIAFGSSFDQVGWLTQNVKDNALLTALISGNDERDMTSSLKEVPDWAAQLNENTNVKGLRIAVPKEYFDGLDEDVQEVIKAALDHLESLGAIVDEVGLPHTKYGVPAYYILASSEASSNLQRYDGIRYGFRAADVKNLEDVYVRSRSEGFGEEVKRRIMLGTFSLSAGFYDAYFNKAAKVRRLIAQDFEDVFKDHDVIVGATGASTAFKIGAEIDDPQTMYMNDVLTVPINMAGLPAMSIPAGFSAKNGMPVGLQIIGKAFDEQTVYNTGYVFEQTTDFHKKTPKLGGQN from the coding sequence ATGGATTTTTACCAAACAAGCTTGAGTCAATTGCACGATGACTTGGTAAATAAGAAAATTAGTGCAACTGAATTAACCAAGGAAACTTTTGACCACATTAAGGGTAACGAAGATCAAGTTAAAGCCTTCATCAGCTTAAATGAGGACCAAGCACTAAAGCGGGCAGCTGAGATTGATGCAAAAGGCATTAGTGCTGATCAATTAACTGCAGGGGTTCCGCTTGCAGTTAAGGATAATATTTTAACTAAGGGCCTTACAACGACGGCTGCTTCTAAGATGCTTGAAAACTTTAACCCCGTATATGACGCGACAGTCGTTGAAAAGTTAAATGCCGCTGATTACATCAACGTTGGTAAGACTAACCTTGATGAATTTGCCATGGGATCATCTACTGAAAATTCAGCATTCTTTACGACTCATAACCCATGGGATCTTACACGGGTTCCTGGTGGTTCTTCCGGTGGTTCTGCTGCTGCTGTTGCGGCCGGAGATGTTTTAGGTGCGCTTGGTACTGATACTGGTGGTTCTATTCGGATGCCTGCTTCCTTTAACGGTGTCGTTGGGATGAAGCCTACATACGGTCGTGTATCGCGGTGGGGAATCATTGCCTTTGGTTCAAGTTTTGACCAAGTCGGCTGGTTGACCCAAAATGTTAAGGATAATGCCTTGTTGACCGCCCTCATCAGTGGAAATGATGAACGGGATATGACATCCTCACTTAAAGAAGTTCCAGACTGGGCAGCCCAATTAAACGAAAATACGAATGTTAAAGGCTTACGGATTGCTGTGCCAAAGGAATACTTTGATGGCTTAGACGAAGATGTTCAAGAAGTAATCAAGGCTGCTTTGGACCACTTAGAATCCCTCGGCGCAATTGTTGATGAAGTAGGTTTGCCACACACCAAGTATGGGGTTCCTGCTTACTACATTTTAGCCTCATCTGAAGCATCTTCTAACCTCCAACGTTACGATGGTATCCGTTATGGCTTCCGAGCTGCTGATGTTAAGAACTTGGAAGACGTTTATGTTCGTTCTCGTTCGGAAGGTTTCGGTGAAGAAGTTAAGCGGCGGATTATGTTAGGGACATTCTCTCTCTCTGCTGGTTTCTATGATGCCTACTTTAATAAGGCCGCTAAAGTTCGTCGTCTTATTGCCCAAGATTTTGAAGACGTATTTAAGGATCATGACGTAATCGTTGGTGCTACTGGTGCTTCGACAGCATTTAAGATTGGTGCGGAGATTGATGATCCACAAACTATGTACATGAACGACGTATTGACTGTTCCCATTAATATGGCCGGCCTTCCTGCAATGTCCATTCCTGCTGGCTTCTCTGCTAAAAATGGCATGCCAGTTGGTCTGCAAATCATTGGAAAAGCATTTGACGAACAAACAGTTTATAACACTGGATATGTCTTTGAACAGACAACTGATTTCCACAAGAAGACACCAAAGTTAGGAGGTCAAAACTAA
- a CDS encoding CamS family sex pheromone protein, which produces MKRKAKKIAVSAAVLMCTVLLASCGFGGKSSSKNYSTTGSSNGTYQGVIKNGRYRTSKARGVNVSQNDNQYNLKSFESGLTQVSKRVFSTKSYIFQEGQYLSSGTIENWLGRKTKSNPEGLNPAQGKKSNPNPVYIQQIDEQDYMQESGNSMKLQGITIGIGINSEYNYQTKTGGPTLTKKISDSEVRRQGEIAAQKVLKRVRKKSGVGNVPIVIALYKQAPDDSLVGGTFFAYSKNNGNTISSWRKLNYKNMVLPKASAATTNSSDQTDDDSFSNFKSQIQSFFPNLSGVTAQAQYENGTLSGMHITVTTQFYSQSEITSFTQYITRAAKKYLPNGIPIDIKIQSDSEIQAVVYRNAGSDNFQSHIFDSY; this is translated from the coding sequence GTGAAGCGAAAGGCAAAAAAAATAGCCGTTAGTGCTGCCGTTTTGATGTGTACTGTCTTGCTTGCATCATGTGGCTTTGGTGGGAAGTCGTCATCAAAGAACTATTCAACGACTGGTTCAAGTAATGGTACTTATCAAGGTGTAATTAAAAATGGTCGTTACCGAACAAGTAAAGCTCGGGGTGTAAATGTTTCACAAAACGATAATCAATATAACCTGAAAAGCTTTGAAAGTGGTTTGACCCAGGTTTCAAAACGGGTCTTTTCCACAAAAAGCTATATTTTCCAAGAAGGTCAATATCTTAGTAGTGGGACGATTGAAAACTGGCTTGGCCGGAAAACAAAGAGTAATCCTGAAGGGCTAAACCCCGCGCAAGGAAAGAAGAGCAATCCTAACCCAGTCTATATTCAACAAATTGACGAGCAAGATTATATGCAAGAAAGTGGTAATTCCATGAAATTGCAGGGGATTACGATTGGTATCGGAATAAATTCCGAATATAACTACCAAACTAAGACAGGAGGACCAACCTTAACTAAGAAGATTAGTGATAGTGAGGTTCGTCGCCAAGGTGAAATTGCGGCACAAAAGGTTCTGAAACGAGTGCGGAAAAAGTCAGGCGTTGGAAATGTTCCAATCGTGATTGCATTATACAAACAAGCACCGGATGATAGTTTAGTTGGTGGTACATTCTTTGCTTATAGTAAGAATAATGGTAATACGATTAGTAGCTGGCGGAAGCTAAATTACAAGAATATGGTCCTTCCAAAGGCTAGTGCAGCAACAACTAATAGTTCTGATCAAACTGATGATGATAGTTTCTCAAACTTTAAGAGCCAGATTCAAAGTTTCTTCCCTAACTTGAGCGGAGTTACAGCACAAGCTCAATATGAAAATGGGACTTTATCGGGGATGCACATTACCGTTACTACTCAGTTCTATAGTCAAAGTGAAATTACTAGTTTTACCCAATATATTACCAGGGCAGCGAAGAAGTACCTTCCTAATGGGATTCCGATTGATATTAAGATTCAATCTGATTCAGAAATTCAAGCGGTTGTTTATCGGAATGCTGGTTCTGATAACTTCCAGTCGCATATTTTTGATTCTTATTAA
- the pcrA gene encoding DNA helicase PcrA, which yields MNNGQALLEGMNDKQSEAVLTTEGPLLVMAGAGSGKTRVLTHRVAYLIEENGVLPWNILAITFTNKAAREMKERVGKLLGESANEIWVSTFHALCVRILRRDIEKIGYNRAFTIADTSEQRTLMKRICAELNIDTKKFDPRSILSAISNAKNALLTPDDYSKEANSMFENMVARAYKLYQQELEANQALDFDDLIMKTIELLESDQETLEFYQDKFHYIHVDEYQDTNDAQYRLVNLLAQKYQNLCVVGDADQSIYGWRGANMNNILNFEHDYPQAKTVMLEQNYRSTQTILNAANEVIANNLYRKKKNLWTENGQGDKISYYRAQNEHDEAQFIVSKIKEEQEKHGYYFNDFAILYRTNAQSRMVEETFLKSSIPYTMVGGHKFYDRREIRDILAYLTLIVNPADSMSFERVVNTPKRGIGLTSVEHLRNFANENGWTLLKAAQNVDTASEITARTRNKIDEFGQLMANLTKQAEYLTLTDLTEQILELSGYNKMLSDDRSLEAQARRENLDEFKSVTQEYDEQHKDDDDPNLQKIINFLADLALVSDQDDVDEQAPAVTLMTLHAAKGLEFPVVFLVGMEEGIFPLSRALMEDDELEEERRLAYVGITRAKKKLYLTNAFSRLLYGRIQRNQPSRFVEEVDSELLQFENSPSGNSIKDSKLPFDRAAATATTYRDQQKRTYRSAGKRVKPITNTGTGADKVGWKTGDKVEHKKWGQGTVVKVNGSGNDMELDIAFPSQGVKRLLASFAPITKVQK from the coding sequence GTGAATAACGGGCAAGCATTATTAGAAGGAATGAATGATAAGCAATCCGAAGCAGTATTAACTACAGAGGGACCATTATTAGTAATGGCCGGTGCTGGATCAGGAAAGACGCGGGTCCTTACACACCGGGTTGCTTACTTAATTGAAGAAAATGGTGTATTACCATGGAATATTTTAGCGATTACTTTTACCAACAAGGCTGCGCGCGAAATGAAAGAACGGGTCGGTAAATTGCTTGGTGAAAGCGCTAATGAGATTTGGGTATCGACTTTTCACGCATTATGTGTTCGAATCCTCCGTCGTGATATTGAAAAAATTGGCTATAATCGCGCCTTTACGATTGCTGATACAAGTGAGCAACGGACGTTAATGAAGCGGATTTGCGCAGAATTAAATATTGATACCAAAAAATTCGATCCCCGCAGTATCTTAAGTGCGATTTCTAATGCTAAAAATGCTTTGTTGACGCCAGATGACTATAGTAAAGAAGCTAATAGTATGTTTGAAAACATGGTTGCGCGTGCTTATAAGCTTTACCAACAAGAGCTAGAAGCTAATCAGGCATTAGATTTTGATGACCTGATTATGAAGACCATTGAGTTATTGGAAAGTGATCAAGAGACACTTGAATTTTATCAAGATAAGTTCCACTACATCCATGTTGATGAGTACCAGGATACAAACGATGCCCAATACCGATTAGTTAATTTATTAGCGCAAAAGTACCAGAATCTATGTGTTGTAGGGGATGCAGATCAGAGTATCTATGGTTGGCGTGGAGCTAATATGAACAATATTTTGAATTTTGAACATGATTATCCCCAAGCCAAAACGGTAATGCTTGAACAAAACTATCGGTCAACGCAAACAATTTTAAATGCAGCGAATGAAGTTATTGCTAATAACCTTTATCGAAAAAAGAAGAATCTTTGGACAGAAAATGGTCAAGGAGATAAAATTTCATATTACCGCGCGCAAAATGAACACGATGAAGCGCAGTTTATTGTTTCGAAAATTAAAGAAGAGCAAGAAAAGCATGGCTATTACTTTAATGATTTTGCGATCCTTTATCGAACTAATGCGCAATCACGGATGGTTGAAGAAACTTTCTTGAAGAGTAGTATTCCCTATACAATGGTCGGTGGACATAAATTCTATGACCGGCGTGAAATTCGTGATATTTTAGCATATTTGACCTTAATCGTTAATCCTGCCGATTCAATGAGCTTTGAACGCGTTGTTAATACGCCCAAACGAGGAATTGGTTTAACTAGTGTGGAACATCTTCGCAATTTTGCTAATGAAAATGGCTGGACATTATTAAAGGCAGCTCAAAATGTTGATACTGCTAGTGAAATTACTGCACGAACACGAAACAAAATTGATGAATTTGGCCAATTAATGGCTAACTTGACTAAACAAGCAGAATATCTCACGTTAACTGATTTAACTGAACAGATTTTAGAGTTAAGTGGCTACAATAAGATGCTGAGTGATGATCGAAGTCTTGAAGCACAAGCTCGGCGTGAAAACCTTGATGAATTTAAGTCGGTTACACAAGAATATGATGAGCAGCATAAAGACGATGATGATCCTAATTTGCAAAAAATTATTAACTTTTTAGCTGATTTGGCCCTTGTCTCAGATCAAGATGATGTTGATGAACAAGCACCGGCTGTAACTTTAATGACATTACATGCAGCTAAGGGGCTTGAATTTCCAGTTGTTTTCCTTGTGGGAATGGAAGAAGGTATTTTCCCATTATCGCGAGCTTTAATGGAAGATGATGAATTGGAAGAAGAACGTCGCTTAGCCTATGTTGGAATTACGCGGGCAAAGAAGAAGCTTTATCTTACTAATGCCTTTTCACGTTTACTTTATGGTCGTATCCAACGTAATCAACCATCACGATTTGTAGAAGAAGTTGATTCTGAGTTGCTACAGTTTGAAAATAGCCCATCAGGTAATAGTATTAAAGATAGTAAACTGCCATTTGATCGTGCTGCTGCGACCGCTACTACCTACCGTGACCAACAAAAGCGTACATATCGCAGTGCTGGCAAGCGGGTTAAACCAATTACTAACACCGGAACTGGGGCCGATAAAGTTGGCTGGAAAACTGGCGATAAAGTTGAACATAAAAAGTGGGGCCAAGGAACAGTGGTCAAAGTTAACGGTAGTGGCAATGATATGGAATTAGATATTGCCTTTCCAAGTCAGGGTGTAAAGCGGTTATTGGCAAGTTTTGCCCCAATTACGAAAGTACAAAAATAA
- a CDS encoding ATP-grasp domain-containing protein, whose amino-acid sequence MGRDAIYPGSTLGIIGINRNGAALIAAAKKAGFNVGVYVNRSQPSVTKMADFTIVGAMNDRTKLTQFGEACDAVIYQTPNVDSRVLHFLSQYAVIPQGINALEIVQDRLMERAFLDQVNINIAPYVTVVSLDDVYQSIDSIGYPALLKPIQRGIGENSMLIERQSDIIRAADFIDTGTYLLESWIEHTNEYTMTAATDGKDTEIFPLAQLHYNDKRQLISVATPANIHDDMLKEMQRIVKSVAASLEYRGVFSVNFYVTSTGTLYVKNIEPGLTSIANIYDVTANVNQYEEQLRSAVGMPLHVITPLQIGLLMVVRNYQSRAIQRQWLLKNNWQFRFFNDVGDDDQAILGFVWVTGGDNLAALKNQVDDTEVWNDQA is encoded by the coding sequence ATGGGCAGAGATGCTATTTACCCAGGTAGTACTTTAGGAATTATTGGAATTAATCGCAATGGAGCTGCACTTATTGCGGCAGCGAAAAAGGCAGGCTTTAATGTTGGGGTGTATGTGAATCGCTCTCAGCCATCAGTAACTAAAATGGCTGACTTTACAATTGTAGGGGCAATGAACGATCGGACAAAACTAACTCAGTTTGGGGAAGCGTGTGATGCAGTTATTTATCAAACCCCTAATGTCGATTCTCGCGTCCTGCACTTTTTGAGTCAATATGCAGTGATTCCACAGGGGATTAATGCTCTTGAAATTGTTCAAGACCGGTTAATGGAACGGGCTTTCTTAGATCAAGTAAATATTAACATTGCTCCATATGTGACGGTGGTTAGTTTAGATGATGTTTACCAATCAATTGATTCCATTGGCTATCCTGCACTATTAAAACCCATTCAACGAGGAATTGGGGAAAATTCAATGCTGATTGAGCGCCAATCAGATATTATTCGCGCCGCTGATTTTATTGATACTGGTACATATTTACTAGAATCGTGGATTGAACATACAAATGAATATACGATGACAGCGGCAACTGATGGAAAAGATACAGAGATTTTTCCACTTGCTCAGCTTCATTACAATGACAAGCGCCAGTTGATTTCTGTTGCGACACCAGCAAATATTCACGATGATATGTTAAAAGAGATGCAGCGGATTGTAAAAAGTGTTGCGGCATCTCTTGAATATCGGGGTGTATTTTCCGTTAATTTTTATGTTACTTCTACTGGTACTCTTTATGTAAAGAATATTGAACCAGGGTTAACATCGATTGCTAACATTTATGATGTCACAGCAAATGTTAACCAGTATGAGGAACAATTAAGAAGTGCTGTTGGAATGCCCTTGCATGTTATTACACCATTACAAATTGGTTTGTTGATGGTAGTTCGAAATTATCAATCACGGGCAATTCAGCGGCAATGGTTGTTGAAGAATAACTGGCAATTTAGGTTCTTTAATGATGTTGGGGACGATGATCAAGCAATTCTAGGCTTTGTCTGGGTAACTGGCGGCGATAACTTGGCAGCCTTAAAGAATCAGGTCGACGATACTGAAGTTTGGAACGACCAAGCTTGA